A region from the Kryptolebias marmoratus isolate JLee-2015 linkage group LG9, ASM164957v2, whole genome shotgun sequence genome encodes:
- the tmem144b gene encoding transmembrane protein 144b: MMPKVKSSSLVLFVALFLMVRCHNTEDSMDCGEASGLCRQEEFDLYSNSTNITNFAYGLAANMIAVVLYGSTFVPVKRIETGDGMFYHWVSCASIWVVSMVGDLLLRSPKFHPLAMLGGVIWATGSITVVTIVKAIGLGLGILIWGSASLLMGWASSRFGWFGIDPQNVSKPILNYCGAGLCLLSGLIFFFVKSDVSLRPTSETVPLLLDRRTISGSYGRHSSEYWIDAIGPKNRRIIGCLLAVVAGLLYGSSFVPILYIKNHSSCPDSIFYQASVYDLDYVHAQTSGVFVASTLYFIIYCAAMKSRPRVYSRAILPGFLSGLMWTVGTYCWFLANNYLTSVITFPVVTAGYGLVAALWGSLVFKEIKGTVNCSIFFLASCVVLAGSLLTVFSKF; this comes from the exons ATGATGCCCAAGGTAAAAAGCTcatctctggttttatttgttgcctTGTTTTTGATGGTGAGATGCCACAACACTGAAG ATTCAATGGACTGTGGTGAAGCTAGTGGACTTTGCAGACAGGAAGAGTTTGACTTATATAGTAACTCCACCAATATCACCAACTTTGCGTATGGCTTGGCTGCAAACATGATTGCTGTGGTTTTGTATGGGAGCACTTTTGTTCCAGTTAAAAGAATAGAAACAGGGGATG GTATGTTCTATCACTGGGTAAGCTGTGCATCAATATGGGTTGTATCTATGGTTGGAGACCTTCTGCTTCGGTCGCCCAAATTCCACCCTCTTGCGATGCTTGGAGGAGTCATCTGGGCCACAG GAAGTATAACAGTAGTCACCATTGTGAAAGCGATTGGCCTCGGTTTAGGAATTTTAATTTGGGGATCTGCCAGTTTGCTGATGGGCTGGGCCAGTTCAAG ATTCGGCTGGTTTGGGATCGACCCTCAGAATGTTTCCAAGCCAATATTAAATTATTGTGGAGCTGGCTTGTGTCTGCTCAG TGGCctaatctttttctttgtgaaaagcGATGTGAGTTTACGTCCAACGTCGGAAACGGTTCCTTTACTACTTGACAGA AGAACCATTTCAGGAAGTTATGGACGACATTCCTCTGAATACTGGATAGATGCTATTGGACCAAAGAACAGGCGAATCAT CGGTTGCCTGCTTGCTGTTGTGGCCGGCCTGCTGTATGGGTCTTCCTTTGTCCCCATTCTCTACATAAAGAACCATTCATCGTGCCCTGACAGCATATTTTACCAAGCCAGTGTCTACG ATCTTGACTACGTACATGCACAGACTTCAGGTGTTTTTGTCGCAAGcacattgtattttattatctaCTGTGCAGCCATGAAAAGCAGACCCAGGGTTTACTCAAGAGCCATCCTCCCAG gATTTCTGTCTGGATTGATGTGGACAGTTGGGACATACTGTTGGTTTCTGGCCAATAACTACCTGACTTCTGTCATTACCTTTCCTGTTGTCACTGCA GGCTACGGTCTGGTTGCAGCACTGTGGGGATCCTTGGTGTTTAAAGAAATTAAG
- the gask1b gene encoding Golgi-associated kinase 1B — MGKSRVHWFCCPFLKLSSKFRRYSLFRRSLLVTIACIVYLFFVISQVGLSQRHRPRRADEDEKRRTRGLHHLEMNGAADLQTGPVSSALPTRSNVVYIRLKSKRLKPAHIRGTIRPKLRKKVRRKTTSPPVKLGTAEQYAEQINFAFEKSRKHATYEDYKSLKTVDNDGADAQVSSIRIYSQMAPPWFSSQDLKTMRFLADAKVLRMKEIPLRDSPSLLIFEGEATAPLTNQNHSSVCGGQCGIIHGPVDNTEVFAFHLDRVLGLNRTLPAVSRKFSFLHDGQSCPVVSLDASLYPEALAAGPLNVKLTWREYQNSLTQRCWYKNIKPKPDSGCSTIHHYEWSKVALFDFLLQIHNRLDQSCCGFRPRREDVCTEVGQRASCKDLDNIKLANINYRSHDLRHLVFTNNKGFFDRNEDNLDFRLLEGIKELPDQAISVLRSRKLREKLLQSLFLDQLYWESQGGRPGIDKLIDVIEKRAEVLLTYINAHGVKVIKMND, encoded by the exons ATGGGGAAGTCTCGTGTTCACTGGTTTTGTTGTCCTTTTTTGAAGCTGAGCAGCAAGTTTCGGAGATATTCTCTTTTCAGaagaagcctgttagtcacgATTGCATGCATTGTCTATTTGTTTTTCGTGATTTCACAAGTTGGACTCTCACAGCGGCACCGGCCCAGAAGAGCTGATGAGGACGAGAAACGGCGCACCCGCGGATTGCACCATTTGGAGATGAACGGCGCAGCTGACTTACAGACCGGTCCTGTCAGTTCTGCGCTTCCAACACGATCCAACGTGGTGTACATCAGGCTGAAATCTAAACGTCTTAAACCAGCACACATACGAGGTACAATCCGACCAAAACTGAGGAAAAAGGTGAGAAGAAAGACGACCAGTCCGCCTGTTAAACTCGGAACAGCGGAGCAGTACGCAGAGCAAATAAACTTCGCATTTGAGAAGTCCAGGAAACACGCCACTTATGAGGattataaatcactgaaaacagtCGATAATGATGGAGCAGATGCTCAGGTTAGCTCTATCAGGATTTACAGCCAAATGGCACCCCCTTGGTTCAGCTCACAGGACCTGAAAACGATGCGCTTTCTCgctgatgccaaagttttgcgCATGAAAGAAATTCCCCTCAGAGACTCTCCATCCCTTCTGATATTTGAGGGTGAAGCCACGGCCCCTCTGACTAACCAAAATCACTCCAGTGTATGTGGAGGGCAATGTGGAATTATCCACGGCCCCGTGGATAACACGGAGGTGTTTGCTTTCCATTTGGACAGGGTGCTTGGACTTAACAGGACGCTGCCAGCTGTAAGCAGAAAGTTCAGCTTTTTGCACG ATGGCCAGTCCTGCCCAGTGGTGTCATTGGACGCATCACTGTACCCAGAAGCCCTTGCTGCAGGCCCATTAAATGTGAAACTAACATGGAGGGAGTACCAAAACTCTCTAACACAGAGATGCTGGTATAAGAACATTAAGCCAAAGCCTGACTCTGGCTGCTCCACAATCCATCACTATGAATGGAGCAAAGTAGCTCTATTTGACTTCCTGCTCCAG ATTCACAACCGTCTCGATCAGAGCTGCTGCGGATTTAGGCCTCGGCGGGAGGATGTGTGCACTGAAGTGGGCCAGCGGGCTTCCTGTAAGGACCTGGACAATATAAAACTGGCAAACATCAACTATAGGAGTCATGACCTCAGGCACCTGGTGTTCACAAACAACAAGGGATTCTTTGACCGCAATGAAGACAACTTAGACTTCAGGCTGCTGGAGGGAATCAAGGA gCTTCCAGATCAGGCCATATCTGTGCTGAGGAGCAGGAAGCTGAGGGAGAAACTTCTCCAGTCGCTGTTCCTGGATCAGTTGTACTGGGAAAGCCAGGGTGGCCGACCGGGCATCGACAAACTGATTGATGTTATTGAAAAACGAGCCGAGGTTCTCCTCACCTACATCAACGCCCACGGGGTCAAAGTCATCAAAATGAATGATTGA